GCTTCGAAGGTTATATCAAGAAAAGACCAAGTTCAATACTGGCgtcacgaggatttaccttatAGCTTTGTCTCAGTAGACATGTTGTCGAAGAAATTCAAGGACTTCAGTATAGGGAAAAAGATTGAGGAAGCTCTGTCTAAACCATATGATAGATCAAAAAGCCATAAGGATGCTCTTTCCTTCAGCGTGTACTCTCTACCAAACTGGGAGATGTTTATAGCTTGCATATCAAGAGAGTATCTTCTCATGAAGAGAAACTATTTCGTCTATATATTCAAGACGGGTCAGGTACAGTGAAGTTTTCATTTCTCTCCTTCTGATCTTCTTTCTATGTTAATACTATTCCTGACCGTTCTAGCTTTATGTATGCAGCTTGTGATGGCAGCATTCATTACTATGACTGTGTTTATCCGAACAAGGATGGGTATTGATATCCTTCATGGAAACTCTTACATGAGTGCCCTCTTTTTCGCCGTCATTATCCTTCTTGTTGATGGATTCCCTGAGTTGGCTATGACGGCTCAACGCTTAGCTGTATTTTACAAACAGAAGCAGTTGTGTTTCTATCCAGCATGGGCTTATGCAATCCCTGCAACGGTGTTAAAGGTCCCACTCTCGTTACTTGAATCATTCGTTTGGACTGGACTCACTTACTATGTCATTGGGTACACCCCTGAAGCCTCCAGGTGAGCTTTCTTCTACTCTGCTGCTTGGGACTTAAAACCTAGAAAAATGTTCATACAGCTGTAACATGATGAAGTTTAATGTTCCAGGTTCTTCAAGCAGTTCATTCTACTATTTCTTGTTCACTTCACTTCGATATCCATGTTCCGGTGTCTAGCTGCAATCTTCCAGACAGTAGTTGCTTCAGTCACAGCTGGCAGTTTTGGTATATTAATCACATTTGTCTTTGCCGGTTTTGTCATTCCACCACGTAAGACTTTGCCCCCAATCCTTGCCTCAAACGTTGTACCATACAAGGACGACTCTTAAGGTTTTGTATTTGCTGCAGCTTCTATGCCGGCATGGCTCAAGTGGGGTTTCTGGGCAAATCCATTGAGTTACAGTGAGATTGGGCTATCGGTAAATGAGTTTCTTGCTCCAAGGTGGAGCCAGGTAAGTGTCTCTTAATCACACAAATCCTAGATAAGCTCTTCACACTAATCAGCTTGTTCTTGTTACATCCCCATTTGTAGATACAACCAAGTACTAATCTTACCTTGGGGAGAACCATACTCGAAAGCCGTGGACTGAACTACGATGGTTATATGTATTGGGTATCACTCTGTGCCTTGGTGGGTTTCACTGTGCTCTTCAACACAATTTTCACTCTGGCGCTGACGTTTTTGAAATGTAAGTTCATCTTCTACTACACAAGTGTTATATTATTTGAAACACAACAGCCTTATAAACTTCATTCACCAAAACGACAGCACCGACATCATCACGAGCCATGATCTCACAAGAAAAACTCTCTGAGCTGCAAGGAACAGAAGATACAACAGACTACTCATCCATCAAGAAAAAGACTACAGATTCCCCTGTAAAAACAGAAGGTGAAAACCTTGTCGTCATTCTTCTCAATCCTCTCGTTCTACATACTCTTCTCACTCATACTTTGGCTTAACCACAGGCAAGATGGTGTTACCTTTCAAGCCCCTCACTGTGACATTTCAAGAACTGAACTACTTCGTTGACACTCCAGTGGTAAAACCATCATAACCAATCACATAATGATTCTTGATTCTATCTTTGATATGTTCTAATGATGATCATTCTCAGGAGATGAGAGAGCAAGGATTTGCTAACAAGAAGCTGCAACTTCTCACAGACATCACCGGAGCTTTCCGTCCGGGAATCCTAACGGCGTTGATGGGAGTGAGCGGCGCCGGAAAGACCACACTCCTCGACGTCCTAGCCGGAAGAAAGACCAGCGGATACATAGAAGGCGACATCAGAATCAGCGGCTTCCCTAAAGTCCAAGAAACGTTCGCTAGAGTCTCAGGCTACTGCGAGCAAACAGATATTCACTCACCAAACATCACCGTCGAAGAATCCGTGATCTACTCCGCTTGGCTCCGTCTCGCTCCTGAGATCGAGTCCGCAACCAAAACCGTAACCTCCCTTTCTCTTCTTCCACACACAAATCAAAGAGCAATTCGACACCAATCTCAAACCAATCTTTACAGGAATTCGTGAAGCAAGTGCTGGAGACGATCGAGTTAGACGAGATCAAGGATGCTTTGGTGGGAGTCGCCGGAGAGAGCGGATTATCGACGGAGCAGAGGAAACGGCTTACGATCGCGGTGGAGTTGGTGGCGAATCCGTCGATCATCTTCATGGACGAGCCTACGACGGGACTCGACGCAAGAGCAGCCGCCATTGTTATGAGAGCTGTGAAGAACGTAGCTGACACTGGACGAACCATCGTCTGCACTATTCATCAGCCTAGCATCGATATTTTCGAAGCTTTCGACGAGGTAATTAAAATTGCAAAATATTctcttaaaattatatatctttcATATTTTCCCCAAATGTTTTTAACTTATCTAACGAAGTCTTAACATTAACTTGAATTTTCAGTTAGTCCTTCTTAAAAGAGGTGGTCGCATGATCTACACAGGACCACTAGGCCAAAACTCATGTCACATTATCGAGTATTTTGAGGTAAGTTTCatagtttttttaatgtatgatgTTCTTACCAAACAGATTAGAAGTTTGTGTTTTTAAATGTTGTTGGGTTATAAAATAACAGAATGTTCCTGGAGTTCCCAAAATAAGAGACAACCACAATCCAGCAACATGGATGCTTGATGTTAGTTCACAATCTGCTGAAGTTGAACTTGGTGTCGATTTCGCTAAAATCTACAATGAGTCCGCTCTTTTCAAGTGAGTAAATCTTTAAATCTATGCACTAGACCAAAACGTGTTGTTCTAAAACATTTGTGATTGTTTACAGGAGCAACTCAGAGCTTGTGAAACAGTTAAGCCAACCAGATTCAGGGTCAAATGATTTACAGTTTAAAAGAACATATGCACAAAGTTGGTATGGACAATTCAAATCTATCCTATGGAAGATGAACTTGTCTTACTGGAGGAACCCTTCTTATAACCTAATGCGTCTGATTCACACATTAATCTCTTCTTTGATCTTCGGTGCTCTTTTCTGGAAACAAGGCCAGAAAATGTAAGTAACTATGAGATTTTGGATATATTTATACCTTAGAATGTTCAAATATGTTATGTAAGTTTAATGTTGCTTGTTTTGTTGTAGAGATACTCAACAGAGTGTGTTCACTGTAGTTGGAGCGATCTATGGGGCTGTGCTTTTCTTAGGAATTAACAATTGTGCATCAGCTCTTCGGAATTTAGAAACAGAACGTAATGTTATGTACCGTGAAAGATTTGCAGGGATGTACTCAGCAACTGCTTATGCATTAGGTCAAGTTGTGACTGAGATACCTTACTTGTTCATACAAGCAGCCGAGTTTGTGATCATAACATATCCTATGATCGGTTTCTATCCTTCGACATACAAAGTCTTTTGGGCACTCTACTCTATGTTCACTTCACTTCTCACTTACAACTATCTCGCAATGTTCCTCATCTCCATCACACCAAACTTCATGGTTGCCTCGATTCTTCAGTCCATCTTCTTTGTTAACTTTAACCTCTTTTCCGGGTTCTTGATTCCTGAAACGGTATGATCTTTTATCTTAAATACGTTGAGTATGTCGGAAGAACTTTTTTATCTAATAATGTGTTTGTCTCTTGTGCAGCAAGTTCCAAGGTGGTGGATTTGGTTATATTATATAACACCAACGTCATGGACACTCAACGGTTTTTTCTCGGCTCAGTATGAAAATATTCATGAAGAGATCATTGTCTTTGGAGAATCCACGACGGCTTCAAAATTCTTAGAAGACTATTTTGGATTCCATCATGACCGTTTGGCAGTTACAGCGGTTGTTCAAATCGCTTTTCCTATTGCATTGGCTTTGATGTTTGCATTCTTTGTTGGCAAACTCAATTtccaaagaagatgatgatctTGGCGATTTTCATCTTCCTAGTATAcagtttgtttgtttcttgtgaaaataaacatataacttgttttgttgttgttgtatagCTTTaagttctttttattaaaatgtggcTTGAGGAATCCATTcctctttttttcttccaaatagAAGGGTTTTTAacctaatttttaaaaaagattaaaaacagACTCTTAACCCGATCCCTAAACTCATCTCATGAGTAATGAattagataaaattaaaataaaaaataaaccaaggtttaaaaaaaaggcaaatctccaaaatatcacctttctaagtttatatcacaaaaatagcactcaaaaactaaaatgaccaaaatagcacatttctaagtttatcctttgaaaattttaatttttttatttttaattctaagtaaatcttatccccaaaacctcatttctcaactctaaaccctaaaccctaaactctaaaccctaaaccataaaccctaaaccctaaaccctaaactctaaaccctaaaccctaaaccctaaaccctaaaatctaaaccctaaaccctaaactctaaaccctaaaccctaaaccctaaatcataaaccccaccctttaactctaaaccctaagtttgtgacttttgataaaacattaaatgttatttttgtgacttttgaccttgagtgctagtttgagaacaaaaacttgatttagtgttatttttgtctttttctcttaaaaaaatgGTTAGATGGTAACTAGAAATTTTAAATACGACTAGTGTTTAGCTGATTATTTAGGGCTAAGACATTAATTTATATCATCAATTTATAtggtttatttattatatatctttatttatattacataatttaaaatttttatgggtttaattactaaataactttgattaaaataaaagttgGATATATTAGAAAAGAAATTGTGAGCTTACATTAAGAAACAAAATTAGATAAAATCATCAGTTGGTTATAAACAAATTGATGGTGAAGACGATATAACTAAATTAGTTATAACTCATTCTTATGTTACTTGATTTAAccggattagattaatttacaTTAATGTGAACTAACTTAGACCAATTTAAGCTATTAAGACAGGTTTTGACTTGAgttgtataaattaatttttttgtaaatcatTTCGGTTATGATCAATTTTCTGTCTAGGaactaggggtgggcaaaaaacccgaaccgaatcgggtcaaaccgaaccaaccgaaccgaaaccgattcaaaccgaacTAAAGTCTATTTCAAACCATTTTGTTGAAGATTTTTccaacccgaaccgaaccgagaaaccgatgtgtttttataattatttaaattaaaaatattagtaataccaaTATACTGAAATTCTAATACCAAACCACATATTTTCCATTTTCATTCATtaacatatattcttctaaCCGAATAtgtaatcattaaaatatttgatttaaaagaaataaaaaaagtttgtatttttatattcttatatatgtaaacgtggatgttaaatctaaacctaaaacctaaataaaattttattaaaaacaaaagttcttCTTCACAACGTCATATGGAAGATGATTCATTGCAtgcttttaaataataatataaaagacATTGATGATTCATtgcatgttttaaaataatgatgATATAAGAGATATTACTAatgatgttaattttttttattttagtaaactttcatttgttttaattattatatacttttttgtgattttttaaaggtttttgttttagttttatattgaatttagttcacagtttacataatttatgttttaaaacataatttctctaaaaaaaatttaaactaagaAGAACCTAATTAAACTGATCCAAAAAACATACCTAACCAAACCAAATACAAACCGAATCGAATATAAACCGAACTGaacacaaaccaaactaaaccaaatcaagctaactatggtttatttcagttggaaaaatactagaaccgaactaaccaaaccgaaccgagaaaatAACCGAAGTTTCCACCCCTACTAGGAACAATCTAAATTGAATTTTAGAACATTGATGTAAACTAATTGAGAGATAAGGAATATTTAAAGATGCtaagaaaatcaaaaaatttaccactgaaatatttatatttggttAGGAAATATTTATGGAAATTTTGGTTGGTATATCTGTATAAAATTTAGTTCAATAAATCTGGTATTATGCCTTTTGCTTAAATATTAGTCACTAGGTGATTtttccgtgctcatgcacgggtataaatatttctaaagtaaatatgctataataattgattgctatttacttttaattttaaattaatttataatatgtatgcatcatttatattaataatattatattactttaattatacatatgattttatatatgttatatataatcgattttgttatttttacagtcaatttagttatcatttgggtaaatatattaaaattttgattaatttcttatttgcatttaagTAGTTGTTGTCTTAGATgtgtaaatgtattttatgaagattatgtataacttaatatatattatgcttagaatgaaatgaaaaaataaactaaagtgtctgattccaaattacataaattaatataaaaataatattatgaagTCTCGtgcatatataaattttacagaagaactaaattgtaacagttggttaatattttaatatgttttgagttgtgctatgatttatatttataaaataaattattatttttattaaattatatattttatcgtagttaaatctatgattttagatataagttggattagtcgagtcactcatgttgtgagtatattgagttacatatattctttcaaattcaaaatgaagtataattatttttattataattaagtcaaatcaaatcaattttatttatcgtttaaatacgcacatattttcataatatttattaaattatatgttgatgttttaaaaaatatattagaaaataacGCAATGCTCAATAGGAAGTTACATGCATAAGTAGCTGATACATTTTTGGAAGGtcatgaacacatatcaatatttacaataattaaatattttataaattctaaataattttatgcctttgatttattgaatggaaactgaaatttattttaaataatcttaaaatcagaattcagatttgttttggtattttgattatggttatattaagttccacaaacataaaaacatgaaatttaaaaagcaaatttaatactaaaaacaaataactttaataatgataaaatattatatatctacctcattaaactattttgtaactatttgatcaaacgatgtttatttttaaattttatttttagttttttaatatctcttaaaaataacagtaaacaaaattgtgattgtatttggaaaataatattatataagtaaaatataattttatcgatatttttttgtttgattgaaagagattatagtcaactaaatatatgaaaaataaataaaacacttcaataatactaattataaactattttagtcaattaaacatatatcagtttatgttacttaattattttatgtaatcttctaaaaaaataagtagatatatacaaatatttctattactttgaattttttgtattgtttaaaattatagcAAATTAGTTCAATATCCTAAGAAGAGTGGAATACCATTGAATTGGGGAAAATGGTAATGATGGGGGGAAAGAAAATTGAAGGGAAATAGGGTATATAGCGCAAATAGGGGGAAGCTGTGTGTAGGATTACAAATTATCttaaaattatgtataagaTGGTTGGTCgaataattaattttagaaattcCATTTGACCacattaagaaaattataaacaagCAAACCCAACCGGTCAACGGAAAAGGCTCGATCTGTTCCTAACTTGTTCCTAGACGCTTTTCTCCAACGCCATAGCCAAAAAGCTCGCGTGAGATCAATGCGTGTTGATTGCATCTAAGCCTTCTCCTAGCAAAATCGAAATCCTAACAACACACCTCCTCTTTTTTTAACATTTGATCGGTGCGATTCGTGATGTCAATCCGAATCCCATCGGCTTCTTGGGACTTTCGAGGTTTCGTATTATGTTTCATCTTCCTCGGATCGTTCCCaggtaaaaaaaacacaatactCTCACCGTTTGTAAGATCTTAATCTGATCTCCCCTTCCTTTTATCTTTTGTATCTCACTGTTTTTCTCGAGGATGATAAGGAGTTTCGAATTGTACTGTGATGATCTGACAGGAACAATACGAGCACAAGAAGTTACACTAGACACGATTCAGATCTTCACGACGCACGAGTGGTTCTCCACCAAGCCTATAGTCTATTTCCAATGCAAAGGAGGGAACAAGACGGTGCTTCCTGATGTGAAGATAACCAATGTCCCCTACTCTTTCAAAGGCCACGAATCTTGGCAGGTTCGAAACGTATCATATCTTGAATTCCATAGCTCTAGCAAGAACTTTTGATATCTGTAACGGGTTTGTTTGATCTTGAACCAGTGTTAAAAGAGCTGCCTTTCTCCTTGCCTGGTTCTTAGATATTGTCTAATGTCCTTAGGACTCAGGTGTAGATAGATACTGCACTGCTCCTTTACAAAAGACCCACTAAAATGGACTAGGCTGCCTTATTTTGGAGGGTATCATCACTTTATTTGAGACATatgttgtgttttgttttttgtttttatatgttttcagcCACTAACCGGACTTAACGGAATAAAGTGCAAGAGGTGTGGAATCTACGAGGACGACACCTTCAAATATGATACGTTTGACGAATGGGAGCTTTGTCCTTCTGATTTCACTGCTGAGGGTAGATACACACACGTAAAGGACAAGGAGTTCAATGCTACTTTTCTCTGCCACGGATGCTCACAGCTCGGATCTGGTGAGTTACCACAAGCAGTGGGATGATGAACACTATTTCATCCAACTACAACAAAACTCTCCCATGTCTGTCTGTTTGCGCTTGCTATACATTTGAATTATGCGCGTTTTGGTTTTGCAGGTTCGAAGAAAGAAGATGGCTCTGATAAGGAAGAGGGAAGGCGCAGAATGCATCCTGCAATCGTGGTACTAATTGTGGTACTTGTGTTAGGTGTGGTTACGGTGGGTCTTGTGGTTGGTTACAAGTATTGGCGAAAGAAGAAGCGGCAACAAGAACAGGCCCGGTTTCTCAAGCTGTTCGAAGATGGTGACGAAATTGAGGACGAGCTTGGCCTTGAAAATACCCTGTGAAGCTAAAGCTCAGTGTGGTCTAGTAACTGAGTTACTGCAACTCAGTGTCACCTCTGTGTACATACACAGCTCCTTGATCTCACGTACATTTTGTTTTGGTCTCAAGTAGAGAGGAGAAAAAGGAAATCACAGTGATTAATTAACATATACAAAGTTACAAACACATCCCAAGACAAACTCGATGCTGTTTACTTTTCTTTATGTCGTAAATGTTTGGCAATTAAAGAGGCTAAAGAATTAGGCTGCCAATTAagtcaataatttttaaaaataaaaaatatttttcattaccaactttgattaaaaagaaacagAATATAATAAGAAGCATAAATATTGtcgacgaaaaaaaaaaaaaataagaagcatAAACACTCGAAGCTTTATTCTTACAGGAGTCAAAGACAAATAAATGTGTTGCTAAAAACAAATGTATGAAAGATAACATAGTTTGAAAGCTGTCTGATGACACACCAACGAGCCAACAAAGAAAGTAAGTCAAGGAAGGAACAGACATGGCATTGAGCTTTAACCTGTTGGGGGGCAGTAGAGACATCAAGGTGACTCGCTGCCTTTAGGGGAAGAACGGTTAAGCTCAGGCTCATCGTCAATGGGACTCCTGTCTTGACCATCAAGTCCAGCAGGACTTTCTTCACCTCCCACAATGGGACTCACAGAGCTCTTCCCATTACCATTCTCTTTTGGGCTACCTTCATAGTCTGATCCGTCTTGCTTTTCCCGTTTTGGGCTTGCATCTACGACCCTTCGCTCTGGACTCATGCTTTGGCCTTTGCCTCTGGGAGATACAGATCGCTCCATTGCCTTAGGACTGAGTGATCTATCCTCCAcgcttctctctcttctcactGGCGACCGTGATCGGCTGGTCAAACAAAGATGCATCAGTTAATAAGAAAATACCTACATAATTATCTAGCGCATGCTTTTGAGGCTCGAATTTAAAACTAACCTGTAGCTACGACCACGGCTGTAACTACGGCTACGGCTTGGGCTTCTTCTGCGGCGAGGGGAGCGTGATTTAACTGGTGACCTGGAGTAGCTTCCACCACCCCTGGATAGTTACAAACCAAAAGGATATCAGAAGAAGCTTAATAAAGAAACTGTTCAAAAACAAGGGTTTATAACTTTAAAAGAATGACAAGTACCTGGCCTTCTTAGGACTAGGACTGTTCTTGCAGTTTCTCTCAATGTGTCCTCTTTCACCACAGCGGTAACATTTGTTCTTCCAGTCTCCTGCTGTGCAGTCCCGAGCCCAATGACCATCGACACCGCAGTTAAAACAGCGCCCAGAACCAGGAGGTGGACCTCTACTACCATTATCCCGAGAGTCCCGAGAACCACGAGGTGCCTTAACATAAATTATTTGCAGGACATCATCATTAGTCATTTACATCGAACCAGTGGATGGACCTGTGATATAGAGACAGAAAACAACTAACCCCTCTGGAAGCCTCCACAGTGATGCGACTTCCATCGAAGTCTCGTCCATCAAGGTAGTGTCTAGCGTCATCAGCATCACGAGGATCACTAAATTCCTGTTCTCAAAATGTGAGGGCCAGAGAATATACAAAAGAGCAAACCCTGGGAAGAATGTTAAAAAGGTGTTATAATTAAACTTACAACAAAGGCGTAATCGCGCTTCATATCAACATCTCGTACTCTGTGGAACCAGAAAATCAAGGCCCCATCATTATATAAGGAACTTCCGTACACCAAAACACCATTTTGAGATTTTGTGGCCAAGTAAAACATGCAATAAATCAACCAACAAAATCTCCAATGCACCCCTCTATACACCACACCAGGAGAGAGAGAATATCCACCAATTACACCAAGTCCACAGTACACTCATCTCCAGGTTAGGCAAACACCCCAGAAACCTTCAACAACATCATTCAActtgagaaagaaaaaacaaaacactaaacctagATCCATATATGCGCAGCTATAAATACTAGACAGGAGATGTAAACTCGCCCATTGGATTCTAGTGCTAACATTGTGCACACATCTCCCCCAAGAAGAATCATTACAGA
This Brassica napus cultivar Da-Ae chromosome C6, Da-Ae, whole genome shotgun sequence DNA region includes the following protein-coding sequences:
- the LOC106406653 gene encoding ABC transporter G family member 37 isoform X2, with the protein product MANMAGADEIESLRVELAEIGRSIRSSFHRHTSSFRSGSSRYEPDHDGEGNDTNAEYALQWAEIERLPTVKRMRSTLLDDGDESMTEKGKRVVDVTKLGAMERHLMIEKLIKHIENDNLKLLKKIRRRIDRVGMELPTIEVRYEGLKVEAECEIVEGKALPTLWNTATRVLSELVKLTGAKTREAKISILNDVNGIIKPGRLTLLLGPPGCGKTTLLKALSGNLENNLKCSGEISYNGHRLDEFVPQKTSAYISQYDLHIAEMTVRETVDFSARCQGVGSRTEIMMEVSKREKEAGIIPDTEVDAYMKAISVEGLERSLQTDYILKILGLDICAETLIGDVMRRGISGGQKKRLTTAEMIVGPTKALFMDEITNGLDSSTAFQIVKSLQQLAHISNATVVVSLLQPAPESFDLFDDVMLMAKGKIVYHGPRGEVLNFFEECGFQCPERKGVADYLQEVISRKDQVQYWRHEDLPYSFVSVDMLSKKFKDFSIGKKIEEALSKPYDRSKSHKDALSFSVYSLPNWEMFIACISREYLLMKRNYFVYIFKTGQLVMAAFITMTVFIRTRMGIDILHGNSYMSALFFAVIILLVDGFPELAMTAQRLAVFYKQKQLCFYPAWAYAIPATVLKVPLSLLESFVWTGLTYYVIGYTPEASRFFKQFILLFLVHFTSISMFRCLAAIFQTVVASVTAGSFGILITFVFAGFVIPPPSMPAWLKWGFWANPLSYSEIGLSVNEFLAPRWSQIQPSTNLTLGRTILESRGLNYDGYMYWVSLCALVGFTVLFNTIFTLALTFLKSPTSSRAMISQEKLSELQGTEDTTDYSSIKKKTTDSPVKTEGKMVLPFKPLTVTFQELNYFVDTPVEMREQGFANKKLQLLTDITGAFRPGILTALMGVSGAGKTTLLDVLAGRKTSGYIEGDIRISGFPKVQETFARVSGYCEQTDIHSPNITVEESVIYSAWLRLAPEIESATKTEFVKQVLETIELDEIKDALVGVAGESGLSTEQRKRLTIAVELVANPSIIFMDEPTTGLDARAAAIVMRAVKNVADTGRTIVCTIHQPSIDIFEAFDELVLLKRGGRMIYTGPLGQNSCHIIEYFENVPGVPKIRDNHNPATWMLDVSSQSAEVELGVDFAKIYNESALFKSNSELVKQLSQPDSGSNDLQFKRTYAQSWYGQFKSILWKMNLSYWRNPSYNLMRLIHTLISSLIFGALFWKQGQKIDTQQSVFTVVGAIYGAVLFLGINNCASALRNLETERNVMYRERFAGMYSATAYALGQVVTEIPYLFIQAAEFVIITYPMIGFYPSTYKVFWALYSMFTSLLTYNYLAMFLISITPNFMVASILQSIFFVNFNLFSGFLIPETQVPRWWIWLYYITPTSWTLNGFFSAQYENIHEEIIVFGESTTASKFLEDYFGFHHDRLAVTAVVQIAFPIALALMFAFFVGKLNFQRR
- the LOC106406653 gene encoding ABC transporter G family member 37 isoform X1; the encoded protein is MANMAGADEIESLRVELAEIGRSIRSSFHRHTSSFRSGSSRYEPDHDGEGNDTNAEYALQWAEIERLPTVKRMRSTLLDDGDESMTEKGKRVVDVTKLGAMERHLMIEKLIKHIENDNLKLLKKIRRRIDRVGMELPTIEVRYEGLKVEAECEIVEGKALPTLWNTATRVLSELVKLTGAKTREAKISILNDVNGIIKPGRLTLLLGPPGCGKTTLLKALSGNLENNLKVQMMKADSFSVFISINFIYCRFMKCIPFLFPQCSGEISYNGHRLDEFVPQKTSAYISQYDLHIAEMTVRETVDFSARCQGVGSRTEIMMEVSKREKEAGIIPDTEVDAYMKAISVEGLERSLQTDYILKILGLDICAETLIGDVMRRGISGGQKKRLTTAEMIVGPTKALFMDEITNGLDSSTAFQIVKSLQQLAHISNATVVVSLLQPAPESFDLFDDVMLMAKGKIVYHGPRGEVLNFFEECGFQCPERKGVADYLQEVISRKDQVQYWRHEDLPYSFVSVDMLSKKFKDFSIGKKIEEALSKPYDRSKSHKDALSFSVYSLPNWEMFIACISREYLLMKRNYFVYIFKTGQLVMAAFITMTVFIRTRMGIDILHGNSYMSALFFAVIILLVDGFPELAMTAQRLAVFYKQKQLCFYPAWAYAIPATVLKVPLSLLESFVWTGLTYYVIGYTPEASRFFKQFILLFLVHFTSISMFRCLAAIFQTVVASVTAGSFGILITFVFAGFVIPPPSMPAWLKWGFWANPLSYSEIGLSVNEFLAPRWSQIQPSTNLTLGRTILESRGLNYDGYMYWVSLCALVGFTVLFNTIFTLALTFLKSPTSSRAMISQEKLSELQGTEDTTDYSSIKKKTTDSPVKTEGKMVLPFKPLTVTFQELNYFVDTPVEMREQGFANKKLQLLTDITGAFRPGILTALMGVSGAGKTTLLDVLAGRKTSGYIEGDIRISGFPKVQETFARVSGYCEQTDIHSPNITVEESVIYSAWLRLAPEIESATKTEFVKQVLETIELDEIKDALVGVAGESGLSTEQRKRLTIAVELVANPSIIFMDEPTTGLDARAAAIVMRAVKNVADTGRTIVCTIHQPSIDIFEAFDELVLLKRGGRMIYTGPLGQNSCHIIEYFENVPGVPKIRDNHNPATWMLDVSSQSAEVELGVDFAKIYNESALFKSNSELVKQLSQPDSGSNDLQFKRTYAQSWYGQFKSILWKMNLSYWRNPSYNLMRLIHTLISSLIFGALFWKQGQKIDTQQSVFTVVGAIYGAVLFLGINNCASALRNLETERNVMYRERFAGMYSATAYALGQVVTEIPYLFIQAAEFVIITYPMIGFYPSTYKVFWALYSMFTSLLTYNYLAMFLISITPNFMVASILQSIFFVNFNLFSGFLIPETQVPRWWIWLYYITPTSWTLNGFFSAQYENIHEEIIVFGESTTASKFLEDYFGFHHDRLAVTAVVQIAFPIALALMFAFFVGKLNFQRR
- the LOC106406207 gene encoding uncharacterized protein LOC106406207 — translated: MSIRIPSASWDFRGFVLCFIFLGSFPGTIRAQEVTLDTIQIFTTHEWFSTKPIVYFQCKGGNKTVLPDVKITNVPYSFKGHESWQPLTGLNGIKCKRCGIYEDDTFKYDTFDEWELCPSDFTAEGRYTHVKDKEFNATFLCHGCSQLGSGSKKEDGSDKEEGRRRMHPAIVVLIVVLVLGVVTVGLVVGYKYWRKKKRQQEQARFLKLFEDGDEIEDELGLENTL
- the LOC106406206 gene encoding serine/arginine-rich splicing factor RS2Z32 isoform X1; the encoded protein is MPRFDDRYGNTRLYVGRLSSRTRSRDLERLFSRYGRVRDVDMKRDYAFVEFSDPRDADDARHYLDGRDFDGSRITVEASRGAPRGSRDSRDNGSRGPPPGSGRCFNCGVDGHWARDCTAGDWKNKCYRCGERGHIERNCKNSPSPKKARGGGSYSRSPVKSRSPRRRRSPSRSRSYSRGRSYSRSRSPVRRERSVEDRSLSPKAMERSVSPRGKGQSMSPERRVVDASPKREKQDGSDYEGSPKENGNGKSSVSPIVGGEESPAGLDGQDRSPIDDEPELNRSSPKGSESP
- the LOC106406206 gene encoding serine/arginine-rich splicing factor RS2Z32 isoform X2: MFYLATKSQNGVLVYGSSLYNDGALIFWFHRVRDVDMKRDYAFVEFSDPRDADDARHYLDGRDFDGSRITVEASRGAPRGSRDSRDNGSRGPPPGSGRCFNCGVDGHWARDCTAGDWKNKCYRCGERGHIERNCKNSPSPKKARGGGSYSRSPVKSRSPRRRRSPSRSRSYSRGRSYSRSRSPVRRERSVEDRSLSPKAMERSVSPRGKGQSMSPERRVVDASPKREKQDGSDYEGSPKENGNGKSSVSPIVGGEESPAGLDGQDRSPIDDEPELNRSSPKGSESP